From Primulina tabacum isolate GXHZ01 chromosome 2, ASM2559414v2, whole genome shotgun sequence, one genomic window encodes:
- the LOC142537782 gene encoding uncharacterized protein LOC142537782, with protein sequence MASTRSRSGEDNQPTSNMAELVRLITTTVEQVLAQRQDNNPPPGEDREAQRQEIQRLREEMERLREERNAPPPPPLLARGIPFSTEILAAELPQNFRFPNVGEYDGSGDPEEHLPRFENAALLHQYSDPIKCRVFLTTLVRSSQQWFNLLRPGTIKTFQDFGRAFLHQFASSKKHPLTALSLFNVKQQEQESLRDFVKRFNKMVIDVPSATPDILISAFTQGLRGGDFFKSLVKKPPATFEELLARAEKYMNVEEVQMARKSEPKISAKAMRDVRSTDLTPRVGRFEPPTLLGQFASYTPLKVNKARALELCAERQLIRRPRSSDRGPRNPRSEKYSGFHKDYGHTTDEYHHLNQEIERIIQRDPEMKAILASPSGGHRPPKRTREESHPERRMAPNQRENFQNANPNMRRAEPREQPLPRGVINMISGGPTDGDSNRARKASSRRLENMEISSTRTWRLAALEHGD encoded by the coding sequence ATGGCAAGTACCAGGAGTCGATCGGGAGAGGACAATCAACCAACATCCAACATGGCAGAACTCGTCCGACTGATCACAACGACTGTCGAACAGGTCTTGGCCCAAAGACAAGACAACAATCCTCCTCCAGGAGAGGATCGTGAAGCTCAGAGACAAGAGATACAAAGATTAAGGGAGGAGATGGAACGTCTTAGAGAAGAGAGGAATGCACCCCCTCCTCCACCCCTTCTAGCTCGGGGGATCCCTTTCTCGACCGAGATATTAGCTGCCGAATtgcctcaaaatttcagattccCTAACGTCGGAGAATACGATGGCTCGGGGGATCCGGAAGAGCATCTACCCCGATTTGAGAACGCGGCGTTACTGCACCAGTACTCAGACCCGATCAAGTGTAGGGTCTTCCTAACCACTTTGGTCAGATCATCCCAACAGTGGTTCAATTTGCTTAGGCCAGGGACCATCAAAACTTTTCAAGACTTCGGAAGAGCTTTTCTCCACCAGTTTGCAAGCAGCAAGAAGCATCCCTTGACGGCTCTGAGTTTATTCAATGTtaaacaacaagaacaagagAGCCTACGAGATTTTGTTAAGAGGTTCAACAAGATGGTCATCGATGTTCCCTCGGCTACCCCGGATATACTGATTAGTGCCTTTACACAAGGGCTAAGAGGTGGTGATTTCTTCAAATCGTTAGTAAAAAAGCCCCCGGCTACTTTCGAAGAACTCTTGGCGAGGGCAGAAAAGTATATGAACGTGGAAGAAGTACAAATGGCTAGGAAGAGTGAACCAAAGATCTCGGCCAAAGCTATGCGAGACGTCCGATCCACCGACCTCACGCCAAGGGTCGGACGTTTCGAACCACCCACGTTGCTTGGACAATTCGCCTCTTACACACCTTTGAAAGTCAACAAAGCCCGAGCATTGGAGCTATGTGCTGAACGACAACTCATTCGAAGACCTCGGAGTAGTGACAGAGGACCTCGTAACCCCAGGTCAGAAAAGTATTCCGGATTTCACAAGGATTATGGTCATACCACTGATGAATATCATCATTTGAATCAAGAAATAGAACGGATCATCCAGAGAGATCCAGAAATGAAAGCGATTCTGGCCAGTCCAAGTGGTGGGCACCGACCCCCTAAGAGAACTCGGGAGGAAAGTCATCCTGAAAGGAGAATGGCTCCGAATCAAAGGGAAAACTTTCAAAATGCTAACCCAAATATGCGGAGGGCAGAGCCTCGGGAACAACCACTCCCGCGAGGGGTAATTAATATGATATCGGGTGGGCCTACAGACGGAGACTCCAACCGGGCCAGGAAAGCTAGCAGCAGAAGATTGGAGAACATGGAGATTAGCAGCACTAGAACATGGAGATTAGCAGCACTAGAACATGGAGATTAG